A window of Pseudobacteriovorax antillogorgiicola contains these coding sequences:
- a CDS encoding LamG-like jellyroll fold domain-containing protein — protein sequence MKILAIVLAGILFSFGPVKANSSKLNSTLQKAKILILEKEIENLKNQNQGYISNLYSTKFAGDYALSLGTVDNLKTSPQADEYTIGAWFRVVSDDTKGSIMGKGLGDIGEKEYQINFFNGRLYGIVGGTPSRSVPIKDRNWHFIVIRNQKVGGVFQFSVFLDGKLLDTKESGAYIATVPTFIGARYWKENSSNVAVPGWFFTGSIDEVSFWQKSLLDMEIESLALGGRPKNLLGEFLHYRSSSSLKAWWRMGDHRNDINGNLVVHDIVGDINGTLTKEESDIVIPLTP from the coding sequence ATGAAAATCTTGGCCATTGTGTTAGCCGGAATTCTTTTCAGTTTCGGTCCGGTAAAAGCAAACTCCTCAAAACTGAACTCAACCCTCCAGAAAGCAAAGATCTTGATTCTCGAAAAGGAGATAGAAAATTTAAAAAATCAAAACCAAGGTTATATAAGCAACTTATATAGCACGAAGTTTGCTGGGGATTACGCATTATCCTTGGGAACGGTGGATAATTTAAAGACATCTCCTCAAGCAGATGAATATACCATAGGTGCTTGGTTTCGTGTTGTTAGTGACGATACTAAGGGTTCAATCATGGGAAAGGGGCTAGGAGATATTGGGGAGAAGGAGTATCAAATCAACTTTTTCAATGGTCGTTTGTATGGGATTGTTGGTGGTACTCCCAGTCGGTCTGTGCCAATAAAAGATAGAAATTGGCACTTCATTGTGATTCGGAATCAAAAAGTAGGCGGGGTCTTTCAATTTTCAGTTTTCTTGGATGGTAAGCTTCTGGATACTAAAGAAAGTGGCGCTTATATTGCCACTGTGCCCACGTTTATCGGCGCTCGTTATTGGAAAGAAAACTCTTCAAATGTAGCAGTTCCAGGGTGGTTCTTTACAGGAAGTATCGACGAGGTGAGCTTTTGGCAAAAGTCTCTATTAGACATGGAAATTGAATCCCTAGCTTTAGGTGGTAGACCAAAGAACTTGTTAGGAGAGTTTCTACATTACCGATCAAGCTCTTCTCTTAAGGCTTGGTGGCGAATGGGAGACCATCGAAATGATATTAATGGAAATCTTGTTGTCCACGATATCGTCGGCGATATTAATGGGACTCTGACAAAGGAAGAGTCTGATATAGTCATTCCACTAACTCCATAA